One Amycolatopsis sp. NBC_00355 genomic window carries:
- a CDS encoding GtrA family protein codes for MRELLKKHRELLRFAVVGGISFVITMSVNYGLKFTVLRTHPVTALIIGVLVATIFSYVANREWSFRTRGGRERHHEAALFFLISGIALGLNALPQWFSRYVLHLQAPQLSPFGVEVADFVSGIIIGTLLGTAFRWWAFKKWVFPEEAARSVAAAAETADDPDIHGSKAA; via the coding sequence GTGCGCGAGCTGCTGAAAAAGCATCGCGAGCTCCTCCGCTTCGCCGTTGTCGGCGGGATCAGCTTCGTGATCACGATGTCCGTCAACTACGGCTTGAAGTTCACCGTCCTGCGGACCCACCCGGTCACGGCGCTGATCATCGGTGTCCTGGTCGCGACGATCTTTTCCTACGTCGCCAACCGCGAATGGTCGTTCCGCACCCGCGGCGGCCGCGAACGCCACCACGAGGCCGCGCTGTTCTTCCTGATCAGCGGCATCGCCCTGGGCCTGAACGCGCTGCCGCAGTGGTTCTCGCGGTACGTCCTCCACCTGCAGGCGCCGCAGCTCTCGCCGTTCGGCGTCGAAGTGGCCGACTTCGTCAGCGGCATCATCATCGGCACCCTGCTCGGCACGGCGTTCCGCTGGTGGGCGTTCAAGAAGTGGGTTTTCCCGGAGGAAGCCGCCCGGTCCGTGGCCGCGGCCGCGGAGACCGCGGACGATCCGGACATTCACGGCAGCAAGGCCGCCTGA
- a CDS encoding sigma-70 family RNA polymerase sigma factor, protein MSTIPADLSGKSDAELIAEVRAGKIASYGGLYERHTGAAHNLARQLARSSSEADDLVSEAFAKVLDTLRGGKGPDTAFRAYLLTALRHTAYDRTRKERRIDLNEDMTDVGGAAGEALTVPFSDTAVAGLERTMAAKAFARLPERWQAVLWHTEIEQQSPAEVAPLLGLTANGVSALAYRAREGLRQAYLQVHLQENAEERCRACAERLGAWTRDGLSKRERAQVESHLDECDNCRALAAELADVNGGLRAIIAPIVLGGAALGYLATIGAAKASAATAAAAGAAAAGAAAAGGKAGAAAGAAAAGPRQFAGVAASGTAVVAAVVIALTAGGGAQEVPVAAQVPPPAVVQPVQPPAPPKPAPPAPPAPPAPPAAPPVEPPPAPVVPPPAPAPAPAPEPAPTPAPPAPAPAKMSATTPPDGVELQPGAGPVSLPITVRNDGGSPSEPVAVALKLPPGVHAVESGGGGAPMAFAQDAAAPISVNCPGGEGTVTCKTGAGLQPGQSATLNFRLEADEDAQGGTVTGSVTAGVQINVDVSVKVTVKQPPDAVVLEAQGDGLSAFPWTRNPLVYVRVRNTGETTRPVTVTFDHALWQWWSLRGFPCTPTAAGASCTTTGSVAPGQHVNLWVRLKGRPDDGQVTIGAQLGKASAGPVTVDFGCWHHWCGKDPLPQPPTPSPSTSATTTTPSKPKPSHTPSSTPPVTSEPEPTKTPPSPSTTSSAPPVPGKPGDKQPTVTPERAFGWLTG, encoded by the coding sequence GTGTCCACCATTCCCGCCGATCTCAGCGGAAAGAGTGACGCCGAGCTGATCGCGGAGGTCCGCGCCGGGAAGATCGCGTCGTACGGCGGTCTGTACGAACGCCACACCGGCGCGGCGCACAACCTCGCCCGTCAGCTGGCCCGCTCGAGCTCCGAGGCCGACGATCTGGTGTCCGAGGCCTTCGCGAAAGTGCTGGACACGCTCCGTGGTGGCAAGGGACCGGATACCGCCTTCCGGGCGTACCTGCTGACCGCCCTTCGCCACACCGCGTACGACCGGACGCGCAAGGAACGCCGGATCGACCTCAACGAGGACATGACCGACGTCGGCGGCGCCGCGGGCGAGGCGCTGACCGTCCCGTTCTCCGACACCGCCGTCGCCGGGCTCGAGCGGACGATGGCGGCGAAGGCGTTCGCGCGGCTGCCCGAACGCTGGCAGGCCGTGCTCTGGCACACCGAGATCGAGCAGCAGAGCCCGGCCGAGGTCGCGCCGCTGCTGGGACTGACCGCGAACGGCGTCTCCGCGCTCGCCTACCGCGCCCGCGAAGGGCTGCGGCAGGCGTATCTGCAGGTCCACCTGCAGGAGAACGCCGAGGAACGCTGCCGCGCCTGCGCCGAGCGGCTCGGCGCGTGGACCCGCGACGGGCTGTCCAAGCGGGAGCGCGCCCAGGTGGAGAGCCACCTCGATGAGTGCGACAACTGCCGGGCGCTGGCCGCGGAGCTGGCCGACGTCAACGGCGGCCTGCGCGCGATCATCGCCCCGATCGTCCTCGGCGGCGCCGCGCTGGGTTACCTCGCGACCATCGGCGCGGCCAAGGCGAGCGCGGCCACCGCGGCCGCCGCCGGTGCGGCCGCCGCCGGAGCCGCGGCGGCCGGGGGCAAGGCGGGCGCCGCGGCCGGTGCCGCCGCCGCGGGTCCCCGTCAGTTCGCCGGGGTCGCCGCGTCCGGGACGGCGGTCGTCGCGGCCGTCGTCATCGCGCTGACGGCCGGAGGCGGGGCGCAGGAGGTCCCCGTCGCGGCCCAGGTGCCGCCGCCGGCGGTCGTCCAGCCGGTCCAGCCGCCCGCGCCGCCGAAACCCGCGCCGCCCGCGCCCCCGGCCCCACCGGCGCCTCCTGCCGCGCCGCCGGTCGAACCCCCGCCCGCGCCCGTCGTCCCGCCGCCGGCGCCCGCGCCCGCACCCGCTCCGGAGCCGGCTCCCACGCCGGCCCCGCCCGCCCCGGCGCCCGCGAAGATGTCCGCGACGACCCCGCCGGACGGCGTCGAGCTGCAGCCCGGCGCCGGGCCCGTCAGCCTGCCGATCACCGTGCGCAACGACGGCGGCAGCCCGTCCGAGCCGGTGGCCGTGGCCCTGAAGCTGCCGCCGGGCGTCCACGCCGTCGAGTCGGGCGGCGGCGGTGCGCCGATGGCGTTCGCGCAGGACGCGGCGGCCCCGATTTCGGTGAACTGCCCCGGCGGCGAGGGCACGGTGACGTGCAAGACCGGCGCCGGCCTGCAGCCCGGCCAGAGCGCGACGCTCAACTTCCGGCTCGAGGCCGACGAGGACGCCCAGGGCGGCACGGTGACCGGCTCGGTCACCGCCGGTGTGCAGATCAACGTCGACGTCAGCGTCAAGGTCACCGTGAAGCAGCCGCCGGACGCCGTGGTCCTGGAAGCCCAGGGTGACGGCCTCTCGGCGTTCCCCTGGACCCGCAACCCGCTGGTCTACGTGCGCGTCCGCAACACCGGCGAGACGACCCGGCCGGTCACGGTCACCTTCGACCACGCGCTCTGGCAGTGGTGGAGCCTGCGCGGTTTCCCGTGCACGCCGACCGCCGCGGGCGCGAGCTGCACGACGACCGGCTCGGTGGCCCCCGGCCAGCACGTCAACCTGTGGGTGCGGCTGAAGGGCCGGCCCGACGACGGGCAGGTGACGATCGGCGCGCAGCTCGGCAAGGCGTCGGCGGGGCCGGTGACCGTCGACTTCGGCTGCTGGCACCACTGGTGCGGGAAGGACCCGCTGCCACAGCCGCCGACGCCCAGCCCCTCGACGTCGGCCACCACGACGACGCCGTCGAAGCCCAAGCCGTCGCACACTCCGTCCAGCACACCGCCGGTGACGAGCGAGCCGGAACCGACAAAAACCCCACCGTCGCCGTCGACGACCTCAAGCGCTCCACCGGTTCCCGGCAAACCGGGCGACAAGCAGCCGACGGTCACCCCCGAAAGGGCTTTCGGCTGGTTGACCGGGTAG
- a CDS encoding GGDEF domain-containing protein, protein MDVPATGMRSGPGDVPSTAERDRTLRALRGRWRTASLAAGWRFPSDWALPEVDAVCAAVLNKGRVEAAEIALAGLARARAAAGAGLAETLADLAALHAVLDHGGDGFVSPDVDATPSRLLRMTALAWADVATDQLVHTEVTDPLTGLPSAAYLRTRLVEVYQAAAARERPAAEEHMLLVVSLDLSTVAGFPRLTGMILVADALRAVFDSGQSVASLGPSVVAALVQRDDKVASHGVALRRALHERLSVDAQLADAGQPRVSAVRLPATHESACDLLARLARV, encoded by the coding sequence GTGGATGTTCCGGCAACCGGTATGCGGTCCGGCCCCGGTGACGTTCCGTCCACCGCCGAGCGCGACCGCACCCTCCGGGCCCTGCGCGGCCGCTGGCGCACGGCGAGCCTCGCCGCCGGCTGGCGCTTCCCGAGCGACTGGGCGTTGCCCGAGGTCGACGCCGTCTGCGCGGCCGTGCTGAACAAGGGCCGCGTCGAGGCCGCCGAAATCGCGCTGGCCGGGCTGGCCCGGGCGCGTGCGGCGGCCGGCGCGGGCCTCGCCGAAACCCTCGCCGACCTGGCCGCGCTGCACGCGGTGCTCGACCACGGCGGTGACGGGTTCGTCTCACCGGACGTCGACGCGACGCCGTCGCGGCTGCTCCGGATGACGGCGCTGGCCTGGGCGGACGTCGCCACCGACCAGCTCGTGCACACCGAGGTCACCGACCCGCTGACCGGCCTGCCCTCGGCCGCCTACCTGCGGACGCGGCTCGTCGAGGTCTACCAGGCCGCCGCGGCCCGCGAGCGCCCCGCGGCCGAGGAGCACATGCTGCTGGTCGTCTCGCTGGACCTCAGCACCGTCGCCGGGTTCCCGCGGCTGACCGGGATGATCCTGGTCGCGGACGCGTTGCGGGCGGTGTTCGACAGCGGGCAGAGCGTCGCTTCGCTCGGGCCGTCGGTCGTCGCCGCGCTCGTCCAGCGGGACGACAAGGTCGCGTCCCACGGCGTCGCGCTGCGAAGGGCGTTGCACGAGCGGTTGTCGGTCGACGCCCAGCTCGCGGACGCCGGTCAGCCGCGCGTCTCGGCGGTGCGGCTGCCCGCCACCCACGAATCCGCCTGCGACCTGCTGGCCCGGCTCGCCCGGGTGTAG